The following proteins come from a genomic window of Gottfriedia acidiceleris:
- the tsaE gene encoding tRNA (adenosine(37)-N6)-threonylcarbamoyltransferase complex ATPase subunit type 1 TsaE, with translation MEIVLHTNTEEETQEIAFFLGQLVQQKDVILLEGDLGAGKTTFTKGFAKGLDVKRTVNSPTFNIIKEYKGRIPLYHMDVYRLEGSSEDLGFDEYFMGEGVCVVEWAHLISDYLPNEFLKIIITHEENGRMITFIPNGSRYEFICKELINNDRFSN, from the coding sequence TTGGAAATTGTTTTACATACAAATACTGAGGAAGAAACTCAAGAAATTGCATTTTTTCTCGGACAATTAGTGCAACAAAAAGATGTAATATTATTAGAAGGAGATCTTGGTGCTGGAAAGACCACTTTTACAAAAGGATTTGCTAAAGGTCTTGATGTAAAAAGAACGGTTAATAGCCCAACTTTTAATATTATTAAAGAATATAAAGGTAGAATTCCTCTATATCATATGGATGTTTATCGTTTAGAAGGTAGTAGTGAAGATTTAGGCTTTGATGAGTATTTTATGGGTGAAGGTGTTTGTGTTGTAGAATGGGCTCATTTAATTTCAGATTACCTACCAAATGAATTCTTAAAAATCATAATAACTCATGAAGAAAATGGTAGAATGATTACTTTTATTCCAAATGGATCTAGGTATGAATTTATTTGTAAGGAGTTAATAAACAATGACCGTTTTAGCAATTGA
- the tsaB gene encoding tRNA (adenosine(37)-N6)-threonylcarbamoyltransferase complex dimerization subunit type 1 TsaB — protein sequence MTVLAIDTSTNVMGISLIKDQSVIGETITFINKNHSVRLMPAISTLMEECNIKPKELSKIVVAKGPGSYTGVRIGVTVAKSLAFTLNIPIIGVSSLKVLAANGRYFNGLVCPLFDARRNLLFTGLYDFRGQVTNEVLEDCNIDRSIWIEKLKSYNEQILFIGNDVLIHKEFIIEHLKDKAVFAKESMNNQRPSELFTCSLEEKEESVHNFVPEYLRLSEAEANWLASQEK from the coding sequence ATGACCGTTTTAGCAATTGATACATCTACTAATGTTATGGGGATTAGTCTAATAAAAGATCAATCTGTTATTGGAGAAACGATAACATTTATTAATAAAAACCATTCTGTACGATTAATGCCAGCAATTAGTACTTTAATGGAAGAATGCAATATAAAACCAAAGGAATTATCTAAAATAGTAGTTGCAAAAGGTCCAGGCTCTTATACAGGTGTACGCATTGGTGTCACTGTGGCTAAATCATTAGCTTTCACTTTAAATATTCCAATTATCGGAGTATCAAGTTTGAAGGTATTGGCTGCTAACGGGCGATATTTTAATGGATTAGTTTGTCCATTATTTGATGCAAGACGCAACTTATTATTTACAGGTCTTTATGATTTTAGAGGACAGGTTACTAATGAGGTATTAGAAGACTGCAATATTGACCGAAGTATATGGATTGAAAAGCTTAAATCTTATAATGAACAAATCTTATTTATTGGTAATGATGTATTAATTCATAAAGAATTTATTATTGAGCATTTAAAAGATAAAGCTGTCTTTGCAAAAGAAAGTATGAATAACCAGAGACCTAGTGAACTGTTTACATGTAGCTTAGAAGAAAAGGAAGAATCAGTTCATAATTTTGTACCAGAATATTTAAGATTATCAGAGGCAGAAGCTAATTGGCTTGCAAGCCAAGAAAAGTAG
- the rimI gene encoding ribosomal protein S18-alanine N-acetyltransferase, producing the protein MISSVAFRKMKEEDLDQIVEIEKQSFPTPWTYDAFYNELYSNQFANYIVAEVDEKIIGYCGLWVVIDEGHITNIAILPDYRGVGLGEKLLQAVMETAKNLGADTLTLEVRVSNHVAMGLYRKLGFQDGGIRKSYYTDNFEDALVMWVNLK; encoded by the coding sequence ATGATCTCATCGGTTGCTTTTCGTAAAATGAAAGAAGAAGATTTAGATCAAATAGTAGAAATTGAAAAACAATCATTCCCTACACCATGGACATATGATGCTTTTTATAATGAATTATATTCAAATCAATTTGCCAATTATATAGTGGCTGAAGTAGATGAGAAAATAATTGGTTATTGTGGATTATGGGTGGTTATTGACGAGGGACATATTACAAATATAGCTATTTTGCCAGATTATAGGGGAGTAGGTCTTGGCGAAAAGTTACTTCAGGCGGTAATGGAAACTGCTAAAAATCTTGGAGCTGATACATTAACTTTAGAAGTAAGGGTATCGAATCATGTAGCAATGGGACTATATCGAAAGCTGGGATTCCAAGATGGTGGTATTCGTAAAAGCTATTATACAGATAATTTTGAGGATGCATTAGTTATGTGGGTGAATTTGAAATGA
- the tsaD gene encoding tRNA (adenosine(37)-N6)-threonylcarbamoyltransferase complex transferase subunit TsaD encodes MINENCLIIAIETSCDETSAAVVKNGNEILSNVVATQIDIHKRFGGVVPEVASRLHVEQITLVIEEAMKQAKVEYEELAAVAVTEGPGLVGALLIGVNAAKAIAFAHGLPLIGVHHIAGHIYANQLVQPLQYPLLALVVSGGHTELVYMKEDGIFEVIGETRDDAAGEAYDKVARTLKLPYPGGPHIDRLAQEGNATIPFPRAWLEEGSYDFSFSGLKSSVINYMHNAEQRGKEISPADVAASFQESVIEVIVSKTIQAAKEYNVKQVLLAGGVAANKGLRASLQEEMNALTNVELVIPPLSLCTDNAAMIGAAAFIRLKQGKLGNLALNGNPGLDLENM; translated from the coding sequence ATGATAAATGAAAATTGTTTAATTATTGCTATAGAGACAAGCTGTGATGAAACTTCAGCAGCAGTTGTTAAAAATGGAAATGAAATTTTAAGTAATGTAGTAGCTACTCAAATAGATATTCATAAACGTTTTGGTGGAGTTGTACCTGAAGTTGCATCACGATTACATGTTGAGCAAATAACTTTAGTAATCGAAGAAGCAATGAAGCAAGCAAAGGTAGAATATGAAGAGCTAGCTGCTGTAGCAGTTACAGAAGGTCCAGGACTTGTTGGAGCTTTACTAATTGGGGTAAATGCTGCAAAAGCAATTGCATTTGCACATGGATTACCACTTATAGGAGTACACCACATTGCGGGTCATATTTATGCTAATCAACTTGTACAGCCCCTGCAATATCCACTATTAGCCTTAGTTGTTTCTGGTGGACATACGGAGCTTGTCTACATGAAGGAAGATGGCATTTTTGAAGTAATAGGTGAAACAAGGGATGATGCAGCAGGAGAAGCTTATGATAAGGTCGCTAGAACACTTAAATTACCTTATCCAGGTGGTCCTCACATTGATCGTCTAGCACAAGAAGGAAATGCAACGATTCCCTTTCCTAGAGCATGGTTAGAAGAGGGTAGCTATGATTTTAGTTTTAGTGGGTTAAAGTCATCAGTTATTAATTATATGCATAATGCTGAGCAAAGAGGCAAGGAAATTTCACCAGCTGATGTTGCAGCAAGCTTTCAAGAAAGTGTAATTGAAGTAATTGTTTCAAAAACAATTCAGGCTGCAAAAGAATATAATGTAAAACAAGTTTTATTGGCCGGAGGAGTTGCGGCTAATAAAGGGTTGAGAGCTTCATTACAAGAAGAGATGAATGCTTTGACTAATGTAGAATTAGTTATACCACCACTATCACTTTGTACAGATAATGCTGCTATGATTGGTGCGGCTGCATTTATCCGGTTAAAACAAGGAAAACTAGGTAATTTGGCATTAAACGGGAATCCAGGTTTGGATTTAGAGAATATGTAA
- a CDS encoding ABC-F family ATP-binding cassette domain-containing protein gives MILLQVNNVSKYFGSDIILSNIKLEVQMSDRVAIVGRNGAGKSTLLKIIAGEISYDGGEINKPKDVTVGYLAQNSGLQSDKTIWEEYYSVFNHLVEMQDNMRKLEVKMTREDVYSNQAVYDKVMNEYDHLQYTFKENGGYQFEADIRSIISGLGFSNEDYETKISSLSGGQKTRLALGKLLLTKPDLLILDEPTNHLDIDTLSWLERYLQSYPGAVLIVSHDRYFLDQVVNIVYEISNHKHQRFVGNYSKYLELKAAQYEQELKQFEKQQEEISKLEDFVQRNIARASTTKRAQSRRKQLDRMVRLDRPLGDESSANFSFTIEKQSGNDVLSVQDLYIGYDRIPTIDQPMRFVLNRGDSVALVGPNGVGKSTLLKTIIGDLEKLQGTIDFGANVSVGYYDQEQAKLTSNKRVLDELWDDYPLKAEQEIRTILGNFLFSGDDVTKIVNSLSGGEKARLALAKLMMKKANFLILDEPTNHLDLDSKEVLENALLDYPGTILFVSHDRYFMNRLSTKTFELAKAGLSIYLGDYDYYQFKKNEAFEKEQAEKEATLAQVKQSSQPISDYQQDKELKKKLRQTQRRIEEIESNISQFELDIETIELELCKPEVYGDFQLVQELTNKKSDIEAKLIDLMEEWENLQD, from the coding sequence ATGATTCTTTTACAAGTAAATAATGTCTCAAAGTATTTTGGTAGTGACATTATACTTTCAAATATAAAATTAGAAGTTCAAATGAGTGATCGAGTTGCCATTGTCGGACGTAATGGAGCGGGAAAATCTACATTATTGAAAATAATAGCAGGTGAAATATCCTATGATGGCGGCGAAATAAATAAACCCAAAGACGTTACTGTTGGCTATCTAGCCCAAAACTCTGGTTTACAAAGCGATAAAACGATTTGGGAAGAATATTATTCTGTATTTAATCATTTAGTAGAGATGCAGGACAATATGCGAAAATTAGAAGTTAAAATGACTAGAGAGGATGTCTACTCTAATCAAGCCGTTTATGACAAGGTTATGAATGAATATGATCATCTTCAATATACATTCAAAGAAAACGGTGGTTACCAGTTTGAAGCAGATATTCGTTCAATAATTAGTGGTTTAGGTTTTAGTAATGAAGATTACGAAACAAAAATTTCCTCGTTAAGCGGTGGACAAAAGACAAGACTGGCATTAGGTAAGCTATTATTGACAAAACCTGATTTGTTAATCCTGGATGAGCCTACAAACCATTTAGATATTGACACTCTAAGTTGGTTAGAGCGCTACTTACAGTCATATCCTGGTGCAGTTTTAATCGTTTCTCACGATCGATACTTTCTTGATCAAGTTGTTAATATTGTTTATGAAATATCTAATCATAAGCATCAACGATTTGTTGGTAATTATAGTAAGTACCTTGAACTAAAGGCAGCTCAATATGAACAAGAGTTAAAACAGTTCGAAAAGCAACAAGAGGAAATCTCTAAACTTGAAGATTTTGTACAGCGTAATATTGCGCGTGCTTCAACTACAAAAAGAGCTCAAAGTCGTAGGAAACAATTAGATCGTATGGTTCGATTAGACAGGCCACTTGGAGACGAATCTTCGGCTAATTTTTCATTTACAATTGAAAAACAAAGCGGTAATGATGTGTTGTCTGTACAAGATTTATATATTGGCTATGATCGTATTCCAACAATTGATCAACCGATGAGATTTGTACTGAATCGAGGCGATAGTGTCGCATTAGTCGGTCCAAATGGTGTTGGTAAATCGACTTTACTTAAAACGATTATTGGAGATTTAGAAAAATTACAGGGAACAATTGATTTTGGTGCAAATGTTTCAGTTGGATACTATGATCAAGAGCAAGCAAAACTAACTTCTAATAAAAGAGTATTAGACGAACTTTGGGATGATTATCCATTAAAGGCCGAACAAGAGATTCGAACAATATTAGGGAACTTTTTATTTTCTGGAGATGATGTGACAAAAATTGTTAACTCTTTAAGTGGTGGAGAAAAGGCAAGATTAGCTTTGGCTAAGCTTATGATGAAAAAAGCTAATTTCCTAATTCTTGATGAGCCTACTAACCATTTAGATTTAGATAGTAAAGAAGTGTTAGAGAATGCTTTATTAGATTACCCTGGAACGATTTTATTTGTTTCTCATGATCGATACTTTATGAACAGATTATCCACAAAAACTTTTGAACTAGCAAAAGCAGGATTATCAATTTATTTGGGTGATTATGACTATTACCAATTTAAGAAAAACGAAGCATTTGAAAAAGAACAAGCAGAAAAAGAGGCTACATTAGCACAAGTTAAACAATCCTCTCAACCAATTTCTGATTATCAACAAGACAAAGAATTGAAGAAAAAACTCCGTCAAACTCAGCGCCGTATAGAAGAAATTGAAAGTAATATATCGCAATTTGAGCTTGATATAGAGACAATCGAACTAGAATTATGTAAGCCAGAAGTTTACGGTGATTTTCAATTAGTACAGGAATTAACAAATAAGAAAAGTGATATCGAAGCTAAGTTAATAGACCTAATGGAAGAATGGGAGAACTTACAAGATTAA
- a CDS encoding redox-sensing transcriptional repressor Rex: MDSEQIKIPQATAKRLPLYYRFIKNLSLSGKQRVSSAELSEAVKVDSATIRRDFSYFGALGKKGYGYNVNYLLTFFSKALNQHEVMKVALIGVGNLGTAFLHYNFIKNNNTKIEMAFDIDPNKIGTEIGGVPVYNLDNLEEVMNEDIQIVILTVPAPVAQSIADRLNGKNIRGILNFTPARISVPEHIRIHHIDLAVELQTLAYFLQQ; encoded by the coding sequence ATGGATTCGGAACAAATTAAAATTCCACAAGCTACTGCTAAACGTCTACCTTTATATTACCGTTTTATAAAGAATTTGTCTTTATCAGGTAAACAAAGAGTTTCTTCAGCAGAGTTAAGTGAAGCAGTAAAGGTAGATTCCGCTACAATCAGAAGAGATTTTTCATATTTTGGAGCACTTGGTAAAAAAGGTTATGGCTATAACGTAAATTATTTATTAACTTTTTTCTCGAAAGCGCTTAACCAACATGAAGTTATGAAAGTTGCATTAATTGGTGTTGGTAATTTAGGAACTGCATTCTTACACTATAATTTTATAAAAAATAATAATACAAAAATTGAGATGGCATTTGATATTGATCCAAATAAAATTGGCACTGAAATAGGTGGAGTACCCGTTTATAATCTAGATAATCTAGAGGAAGTTATGAATGAAGATATTCAAATCGTTATTTTAACTGTACCTGCACCTGTAGCACAATCAATAGCTGATCGATTAAATGGAAAAAATATTAGAGGAATCTTAAATTTCACACCTGCACGAATTAGTGTACCAGAACATATTCGCATTCATCATATAGACTTAGCCGTTGAACTGCAAACATTGGCATATTTTTTACAACAATAA
- a CDS encoding CPBP family intramembrane glutamic endopeptidase translates to MKTRDLWILLTYVVLQYSAVFGVPYLLNSNLYVGVDQKTASLEAVALWGCISFVSGLIIILILLHKPIYEGIKNLKANYRTIINWVVLGYFITMLTQIVCNLILIYVFELHKGSENTQNIINIAKLNPAFIIIPSLVAPILEEIIFRRIIFKRLYNRLPFIISAGISSAVFSLMHGDLPFFLSYFLIGFVFCYLYKRTNSIMVPILTHMLMNSFVVFQQINLH, encoded by the coding sequence TTGAAAACTAGAGATTTATGGATTTTATTAACGTATGTCGTTCTTCAATATTCAGCGGTATTTGGGGTGCCCTATTTATTAAATAGTAACTTATACGTTGGAGTGGATCAGAAAACAGCTTCTCTTGAAGCAGTGGCATTATGGGGTTGTATTAGTTTCGTAAGTGGATTAATTATTATACTTATCTTATTACATAAACCCATTTATGAAGGAATAAAGAATCTAAAAGCTAATTATCGTACAATAATAAATTGGGTTGTTTTAGGTTATTTCATAACAATGCTAACTCAAATTGTTTGTAATTTAATTTTAATTTATGTATTTGAACTACATAAGGGCTCAGAAAATACTCAAAATATCATAAACATCGCTAAGCTTAACCCGGCCTTTATTATCATACCAAGTTTAGTTGCACCAATTTTAGAGGAGATTATTTTTCGTCGAATTATTTTTAAAAGGCTTTATAATCGTTTACCATTTATTATTTCTGCTGGAATTAGTTCAGCGGTCTTTTCGCTTATGCACGGAGACTTGCCCTTCTTTTTATCTTACTTTCTAATCGGTTTTGTATTTTGTTATCTGTATAAACGAACAAACTCAATTATGGTTCCAATCTTAACACATATGTTAATGAACTCTTTTGTCGTTTTTCAGCAAATCAATTTACATTAA
- the groES gene encoding co-chaperone GroES, producing MLKPLGDRVVIELVESEEKTASGIVLPGSAQEKPQEGKVVAVGTGRVLENGERVTLEVSVGDRIIFSKYSGTEVKYGGTEYLVLRENDILAIIG from the coding sequence ATGTTAAAGCCATTAGGTGATCGTGTTGTAATTGAGCTTGTTGAGTCTGAAGAAAAAACTGCTAGTGGTATCGTTTTACCAGGTAGTGCACAAGAAAAGCCACAAGAAGGCAAAGTTGTTGCAGTAGGTACTGGTCGAGTACTTGAAAATGGTGAGCGCGTTACTTTAGAAGTATCTGTAGGTGACCGCATTATCTTCTCTAAATATTCAGGAACAGAAGTTAAGTACGGTGGTACTGAATATCTAGTTCTTCGCGAAAACGATATACTTGCAATCATAGGTTAA